The proteins below come from a single Limosilactobacillus reuteri genomic window:
- the asp1 gene encoding accessory Sec system protein Asp1 — protein sequence MYYFLPAWYRGDQSWDSHEQVWFHQSQHGFDDTINQVRMFTSSGQAAALLVPVFFPNLRHFAYQQGIYEVPRLSVFDYLQGIPADLPVVNLDYHDFAWPADANYVYNPFTVTVFSKGQRYAQISMGPEGNLIVMDLFKNDQRYRQLDFDDRGFVSRVSEYNEQQQLVRQAYLDHLGNEQFYVAADGQVHIVGGVHLARHQGIYPDLRSLITEQFTQFVQEKIQPADLVVAAADPFHDQMLGEVVPNEQLVLSYFGDRADLATAAEAELAQRAILTIADSNHNQQRLEALGAQTLQLPPLDTRLSLGISNQERLLKIMLLIDDLSTAALRSALAIIMTTMNENDLIDLTLLTFQPFQRQEEIATLVAELNNQLGLRDQYTFNQIEAAEAENQLADNLDAAQETARERDIHLVTVNSEPQLIQAVHTTRLLIDLSAQPDVFLQIAGISAGIPEILRAESLYVEDGKNGRLLQNVTTDLAPAIHFYLDGLKNWNTALVHAANKIADYTSRRIVKRLQAAIKEAR from the coding sequence ATGTATTATTTTTTACCCGCTTGGTACCGGGGCGATCAATCTTGGGACAGTCACGAGCAAGTCTGGTTCCATCAGTCCCAGCACGGCTTTGATGATACGATCAATCAAGTCCGGATGTTTACCAGCAGCGGTCAGGCAGCGGCGCTATTAGTCCCCGTCTTTTTCCCCAATTTACGGCATTTTGCCTACCAACAGGGGATTTATGAAGTGCCGCGTTTGTCGGTCTTTGATTACTTACAGGGGATTCCCGCCGATTTGCCGGTCGTGAACCTTGATTACCACGATTTTGCCTGGCCGGCGGATGCCAATTATGTCTACAATCCCTTTACCGTCACCGTCTTTAGTAAGGGGCAGCGCTATGCCCAAATTTCGATGGGCCCGGAAGGCAATCTGATCGTGATGGACCTCTTTAAAAACGATCAACGGTACCGCCAATTAGACTTTGACGACCGGGGGTTTGTTTCGCGGGTCAGTGAGTATAACGAACAGCAACAGTTGGTCCGTCAAGCCTACCTCGATCACTTGGGCAACGAACAGTTTTACGTGGCCGCCGATGGGCAGGTCCACATCGTCGGTGGGGTCCACTTGGCCCGCCATCAGGGCATTTACCCCGACCTGCGCAGCTTGATTACCGAGCAGTTTACCCAGTTTGTCCAAGAAAAAATCCAGCCAGCTGATCTGGTGGTCGCTGCGGCGGATCCTTTCCATGACCAAATGTTGGGAGAAGTGGTGCCCAACGAGCAGTTGGTACTGTCCTATTTTGGCGACCGGGCCGATTTGGCCACGGCCGCTGAGGCGGAATTGGCCCAGCGGGCAATTTTAACCATTGCCGATTCGAACCACAATCAACAGCGCTTAGAAGCGCTCGGGGCCCAGACCTTGCAATTGCCACCGCTCGACACCCGGTTGAGTTTAGGGATCAGCAACCAAGAGCGGTTATTGAAGATCATGCTTTTGATCGATGACCTGTCAACGGCGGCGTTACGATCCGCTTTGGCAATTATCATGACTACGATGAACGAAAATGATTTGATTGATTTAACCCTATTGACCTTCCAACCTTTCCAGCGCCAAGAAGAAATTGCGACTTTGGTTGCTGAATTGAATAATCAATTAGGGTTGCGGGATCAGTATACGTTCAATCAAATTGAAGCGGCAGAAGCGGAAAACCAGTTGGCGGATAACTTAGACGCAGCTCAGGAAACGGCCCGGGAGCGCGATATTCACCTGGTGACCGTTAATTCCGAACCCCAGCTGATTCAAGCGGTCCACACGACCCGGCTGTTGATCGATCTGTCAGCACAACCGGATGTCTTCTTGCAAATTGCGGGGATCAGTGCCGGAATTCCGGAAATTTTACGGGCGGAGTCGCTTTACGTGGAAGATGGCAAGAACGGCCGCTTATTGCAAAACGTCACCACCGATTTGGCCCCGGCGATTCACTTTTACTTAGACGGGCTGAAAAATTGGAATACCGCCCTGGTCCACGCGGCCAATAAGATTGCTGATTACACCAGCAGGCGGATCGTCAAGCGGCTCCAAGCCGCGATTAAAGAGGCGAGGTAA
- a CDS encoding helix-turn-helix domain-containing protein, protein MAGNVNFKDYLNQQLQDPQFKQEFENETTKLESAIAVTHVRKEAGLTQRELANVSKVPQSTIARIETGANTSVDTLTKIANALGKKLTVSFS, encoded by the coding sequence ATGGCAGGTAACGTTAACTTTAAGGATTACTTGAATCAACAACTTCAAGACCCACAATTCAAGCAAGAGTTTGAAAATGAAACTACCAAATTAGAAAGTGCCATTGCTGTAACCCATGTTCGTAAGGAAGCAGGTTTAACTCAACGAGAATTAGCTAATGTTTCCAAAGTTCCGCAATCTACTATTGCTCGGATTGAAACAGGAGCGAACACTAGCGTTGATACTTTAACTAAGATTGCTAATGCTTTAGGTAAGAAATTAACTGTTAGTTTCTCGTAA
- a CDS encoding type II toxin-antitoxin system RelE/ParE family toxin encodes MEELNFEFYTRPNGHTEFQEYLDGLNTKARAKLLARIYMIATHGISVGIQHDWVKQLDCNLYEIRSRVSNNQQRGLYFHVEENHYVITHGFTKKTQKTPQREINHAKKLRAEYLENRKEQL; translated from the coding sequence ATGGAAGAACTAAATTTTGAATTTTATACTCGTCCTAATGGTCATACAGAGTTTCAAGAATATCTTGATGGCCTTAATACCAAGGCTCGAGCAAAATTATTAGCAAGAATTTATATGATTGCAACTCATGGTATCAGTGTCGGGATTCAGCACGATTGGGTAAAACAATTGGATTGTAACCTATATGAAATTCGCTCACGAGTTAGTAATAACCAACAACGTGGCCTTTATTTTCATGTCGAAGAAAATCACTATGTAATTACCCATGGCTTTACCAAAAAGACACAAAAAACTCCTCAACGTGAAATTAATCACGCTAAGAAGTTACGTGCT
- the asp2 gene encoding accessory Sec system protein Asp2 has translation MEHYLLIGPTDLTATLAPDKEHQWHYAAPGEVAALLAKLAPKPKQKKKAQSEPRKIQQPKIKPKPPLRSFAGAYFATCPTDEDLRALFKFVDSYRVACAPAVLAAATTPLAQDYFKGKVVRPLQLTAWPQIVEWLQTRLFEHQGGAKVNPSAFEPAPGYHGSLEFNGFVAVELEADFGADFQSVGTYRWGGYIDPGKLLKVWPEYSHSAGVALRMVVYEAPPGEPYRFKKRWVFDEAQMVDQVPVPEAPATGTLCVTFEAKGQGWLSLGNVHFRWSRHEMGEFLPGGGRIVDHDRREVNYYFNPGDLKPPLNVYFSGYRTAEGFEAFYMMRSFGAPFLLFADPRLEGTGFYLGSSEFEAQIRDQIKQTLDWLGFDRHQLNTSGLSAGTFGALYYGTQLGAHSIIIGKPLANLGDVAQKEQSIRYGGFPTSLDIVNLHTSREVQRAGRKAIVKTMNQRFWQAFDQANLDDTQLMLTYMHQDDYDDKTYHDMLAHLAATDKHPYLISRGLNGHHNDGSYETVIWFKKQYLTMLERDFNRRKN, from the coding sequence ATGGAACACTATTTATTAATTGGGCCGACCGATTTAACGGCCACGTTGGCACCGGATAAGGAGCACCAGTGGCACTATGCCGCTCCGGGGGAAGTGGCGGCCCTGCTGGCTAAGTTGGCGCCAAAGCCGAAACAAAAAAAGAAGGCTCAGTCGGAACCAAGAAAAATCCAGCAACCTAAAATCAAGCCTAAGCCACCATTGCGTAGCTTTGCGGGGGCTTATTTTGCGACGTGTCCGACTGATGAAGATTTGCGGGCCCTCTTTAAGTTTGTTGATAGTTACCGAGTGGCTTGTGCACCGGCTGTCTTGGCCGCGGCGACTACACCACTGGCCCAGGATTACTTTAAGGGCAAAGTTGTCCGGCCGCTCCAGTTGACGGCGTGGCCGCAGATCGTGGAATGGCTTCAGACCCGGCTCTTTGAGCATCAAGGAGGTGCGAAAGTCAACCCTTCAGCATTTGAACCAGCGCCAGGGTATCACGGAAGTTTAGAATTCAACGGGTTTGTGGCTGTAGAATTAGAAGCGGATTTTGGGGCTGATTTTCAATCAGTTGGCACCTACCGTTGGGGAGGCTATATCGACCCGGGCAAATTACTAAAAGTTTGGCCAGAGTACTCCCACAGCGCTGGTGTGGCCCTGCGAATGGTAGTGTATGAGGCGCCACCGGGCGAACCCTACCGGTTTAAAAAGCGTTGGGTCTTTGATGAGGCACAAATGGTTGACCAAGTGCCAGTCCCAGAAGCGCCAGCAACAGGAACCCTGTGTGTGACCTTTGAAGCTAAGGGGCAGGGCTGGCTGTCACTGGGCAACGTCCATTTTCGATGGTCACGCCACGAAATGGGCGAATTCTTGCCGGGTGGGGGCCGGATTGTGGACCATGATCGCCGCGAAGTGAATTATTACTTTAATCCGGGTGATCTCAAGCCACCGCTGAACGTCTATTTTTCAGGTTACCGGACCGCTGAAGGCTTTGAAGCTTTTTACATGATGCGCTCGTTTGGTGCCCCCTTCTTACTCTTTGCGGATCCACGGCTTGAGGGGACGGGCTTTTATCTAGGCAGCTCAGAATTTGAAGCCCAAATTAGGGACCAAATTAAACAAACCTTGGACTGGCTGGGCTTTGATCGGCATCAATTAAATACCTCAGGCCTTTCGGCGGGGACCTTTGGGGCCTTGTACTATGGTACCCAGCTGGGCGCGCATAGTATCATTATTGGGAAACCCTTGGCAAATTTGGGTGATGTCGCACAAAAAGAGCAATCAATTCGCTACGGGGGATTTCCCACTTCATTAGATATCGTTAACTTGCACACGTCACGGGAAGTTCAACGGGCGGGACGTAAGGCGATCGTAAAGACGATGAATCAACGGTTCTGGCAGGCCTTTGATCAGGCGAATTTAGATGATACCCAGTTAATGTTGACTTACATGCACCAGGATGATTATGACGATAAGACCTATCACGACATGCTGGCACACTTGGCTGCGACGGATAAACATCCCTATTTAATCAGTCGGGGGCTGAATGGGCACCACAATGATGGTAGTTATGAGACGGTCATCTGGTTTAAAAAGCAGTACCTGACGATGTTGGAACGGGATTTTAACCGGAGGAAAAATTAA
- a CDS encoding replication protein produces the protein MGDDNMSIKCTVTTDLQAKDKNGYSGIQKHVEHDKKINHTNMMSPKSIARWQELKAKKLSGRTVPEDMEYKKLQMKHDADVLALNELKWKAELAEAIMLSSMNNSNTKSVLDDVIQSEIGEEQKPYSRKDIADFVTDFLAKAKQEVTTQNHKQPLGSNPLNNNELPNGSKHSN, from the coding sequence ATGGGTGATGATAATATGTCGATTAAATGCACGGTAACAACTGACTTACAAGCCAAGGATAAGAACGGTTATTCTGGCATTCAAAAGCACGTTGAACATGATAAAAAGATTAATCACACTAACATGATGTCTCCGAAAAGCATCGCCCGTTGGCAAGAACTGAAAGCCAAGAAATTAAGTGGCCGCACGGTTCCAGAAGATATGGAATATAAGAAATTACAGATGAAGCATGACGCTGATGTTTTAGCCTTAAATGAACTAAAATGGAAAGCTGAATTAGCCGAAGCTATCATGCTTTCATCAATGAATAACAGCAACACTAAGTCTGTGTTAGATGATGTTATTCAATCCGAAATTGGCGAGGAACAGAAGCCATATTCTCGGAAAGATATTGCTGATTTTGTGACCGACTTTTTAGCAAAAGCTAAACAAGAAGTGACTACACAAAATCACAAGCAGCCATTGGGAAGTAATCCATTAAATAATAATGAATTACCTAATGGCTCAAAACACAGCAACTAA
- the secY2 gene encoding accessory Sec system protein translocase subunit SecY2, producing the protein MHAWQKWKFNHPVFHKACWSVLLVFIFLLGKSIPLPYTDAKSLVIENAGLHFASVATGGDLTRLSLFSLGISPWMSAMIISNLLTQARGFGLDRLSEKRKDWISKEITLLLTLLQGFVVISSMQLTTPGWAAKGAVLLTLTAGTMFTVWLSNTNAQFGIGGLTLLVLVNMLQIAMKTGLAAILTLAGYSEVRLVLIIAALVVGLVLFAALNVLTDRGEYRLPVVRLLIDNRYASRSYLPIKLNPGGGMPVMFAMAIVTLPTYFCMFFLTFFPQNHWLMWGATSLSLTKLPGIVLYISMLFLLSIAFALVNVNAEQQAKAFQRAGDYLLGVRPGKATERRINQLALIFGFVGGLYNGIFAGLPMLMIVSHPHQLGVYMLPGYVLMIVGFSMGMIDQINILSIRKRYRPLFDHAKEA; encoded by the coding sequence GTGCACGCTTGGCAAAAATGGAAATTCAACCACCCGGTTTTTCATAAGGCTTGTTGGTCGGTTTTACTTGTATTCATCTTTCTCTTGGGAAAGTCAATTCCGCTCCCGTATACGGACGCCAAATCATTGGTGATTGAAAATGCTGGCCTGCACTTCGCCAGTGTGGCGACCGGGGGGGATTTAACCCGGCTATCGCTGTTTAGTCTAGGAATTTCGCCCTGGATGTCGGCGATGATTATTTCAAATTTGCTGACCCAAGCTCGCGGTTTTGGCCTGGACCGGCTGTCGGAAAAGCGCAAGGATTGGATCTCCAAAGAGATTACCCTCCTCTTGACGCTTTTGCAGGGCTTCGTGGTGATCAGTTCAATGCAACTGACGACGCCAGGCTGGGCCGCCAAGGGGGCGGTGCTTTTAACCTTGACGGCGGGAACGATGTTTACGGTCTGGCTTTCGAATACCAACGCCCAGTTTGGGATTGGCGGGCTCACGCTACTGGTCTTAGTCAACATGCTGCAAATTGCGATGAAGACCGGCCTGGCCGCAATTCTGACCTTAGCGGGGTATTCCGAAGTTAGGCTGGTCCTGATTATCGCGGCACTGGTCGTGGGGCTGGTCCTTTTTGCGGCCTTAAATGTTTTAACGGACCGGGGCGAATACCGCTTGCCCGTCGTACGATTACTGATTGACAATCGCTATGCGTCACGTTCCTATCTGCCAATTAAGCTGAACCCCGGCGGGGGGATGCCAGTGATGTTTGCGATGGCGATTGTGACCCTGCCAACTTATTTTTGCATGTTTTTCCTGACCTTTTTCCCGCAAAACCATTGGCTGATGTGGGGGGCAACCAGCCTGAGTCTGACGAAGCTCCCGGGGATTGTTCTCTACATCAGCATGCTCTTTTTGCTCTCCATCGCCTTTGCCTTGGTGAACGTCAATGCGGAACAACAAGCTAAAGCCTTCCAACGGGCTGGCGACTACCTACTGGGAGTACGGCCCGGCAAAGCAACCGAACGGCGGATTAACCAGTTGGCGTTGATTTTTGGCTTCGTCGGGGGCTTGTACAACGGAATTTTTGCCGGCCTGCCGATGCTGATGATTGTCAGTCACCCGCACCAATTAGGGGTGTACATGCTGCCCGGATATGTTTTGATGATTGTCGGGTTTTCAATGGGGATGATCGATCAGATCAATATTTTGTCAATCCGCAAGCGTTATCGGCCACTATTTGACCACGCAAAGGAGGCATAA